From a region of the Acidimicrobiia bacterium genome:
- a CDS encoding serine hydrolase domain-containing protein, translating to MPIDGFTEPGFEQVRDAFAKNFEAGREIGAAFCAYHRGRPVVDLWGGETNVRTHAPWERDTMVVVFSTTKGAAAVCANKLAQENRLDVTAPVVEYWPDFGTAGKTGITVEQLLSHQAGLAWVDAPLTLDEALAWEPMIHALEDQAPAWEPGTAHGYHAVTFGYLVGEVVRRVTGRTIGTYFRDEVARPLGLDFWIGLPEQHEARVARLYGGILGEASTSPGEEARSSMADVLGPDSMTVKALSAGGSFSGDGIFNTRAMHAAEVPAAAGIADARSVARMYAACIGDVDGVRLLTDAQLRDATTQRTSGPNIVLMDLDLQFGLGFILPSSLIQLGGPRSFGHFGAGGSAGWADPDAQLAFGYVMNRMELGLAGDQRSYTLVNACYDALA from the coding sequence ATGCCGATCGACGGCTTCACGGAACCGGGCTTCGAGCAGGTGCGCGACGCGTTCGCGAAGAACTTCGAGGCGGGTCGCGAGATCGGCGCGGCGTTCTGCGCGTACCACCGCGGCAGACCGGTCGTGGACCTGTGGGGCGGCGAGACGAACGTCCGCACGCACGCGCCCTGGGAGCGCGACACGATGGTCGTCGTCTTCTCGACGACGAAGGGCGCCGCGGCCGTCTGCGCGAACAAGCTGGCGCAGGAGAATCGCCTGGACGTGACCGCGCCCGTCGTCGAGTACTGGCCCGACTTCGGCACGGCCGGGAAGACGGGGATCACCGTCGAGCAGCTCCTGTCGCACCAGGCCGGCCTGGCGTGGGTCGACGCACCGCTGACGCTCGACGAGGCGCTCGCGTGGGAGCCGATGATCCACGCGCTCGAGGACCAGGCACCCGCGTGGGAGCCCGGGACCGCACACGGGTACCACGCGGTCACGTTCGGGTACCTCGTCGGCGAGGTGGTGCGGCGCGTGACGGGCCGGACGATCGGCACGTACTTCCGCGACGAGGTCGCGCGCCCGCTCGGGCTCGACTTCTGGATCGGCCTGCCCGAGCAGCACGAGGCACGGGTCGCCCGCCTCTACGGCGGGATCCTCGGCGAGGCATCTACCTCGCCCGGCGAGGAGGCGCGCTCCTCGATGGCAGACGTGCTCGGACCCGACTCGATGACGGTCAAGGCGTTGAGCGCCGGAGGCTCGTTCTCGGGTGACGGCATCTTCAACACGCGCGCGATGCACGCCGCCGAGGTCCCTGCCGCCGCCGGGATCGCGGACGCGCGTTCCGTCGCGCGCATGTACGCGGCGTGCATCGGCGACGTCGACGGCGTGCGCCTGCTGACCGACGCGCAGCTCCGCGACGCGACGACGCAGCGCACGAGCGGTCCGAACATCGTCCTCATGGACCTCGACCTGCAGTTCGGGCTCGGGTTCATCCTGCCGTCGAGCCTCATCCAGCTCGGTGGGCCGCGCTCGTTCGGGCACTTCGGTGCGGGCGGCTCGGCCGGGTGGGCGGATCCCGACGCGCAGCTCGCGTTCGGGTACGTGATGAACCGGATGGAGCTGGGCCTGGCCGGCGACCAGCGCAGCTACACGCTCGTCAACGCGTGCTACGACGCGCTCGCCTGA
- a CDS encoding PQQ-binding-like beta-propeller repeat protein, protein MVRGAPRGTTRHARALTRLACVAAVALVAAACTAPWTTYHVDNTREGSVSSGPTPPVANKWTSGWIDGWVYAQPLVYNNRVYVATENNSVYALDLQTGAVDWRVELGPPVSAASVPCPLDIDPLGITGTPVIDPSTNTIYVVTDESGTKPAAFHELVGLDTETGAVRVRVSGDPPGVDPVLDHQRPALALANGRVYWEYGGADCGTYHGKVVSVRTDGTDPLVYTVPSINRGSIWGPSGPAVDSNGNIWVSTGDGTSTMTYDYTTSVLELSPDLQLLGYFAPSNWATLNQNGQELGSTGPLLLPGGYVFQVGKSGDAYLLSQANPGGIGGQLASLSIGCNASGGNAYSNGVVYVACLTGTVAVSIDPGPSMHVLWRSSVKTTGSPIVAGSTVWTMLVDQGVLYAFDAKTGAIQQQLTIGQARHFMSPTVSGNLLVVGTSHTVQAFQPAS, encoded by the coding sequence ATGGTCCGGGGAGCACCGAGGGGAACCACCCGGCACGCGCGCGCCCTCACCCGGCTCGCGTGCGTCGCCGCCGTCGCGCTCGTCGCCGCCGCGTGCACCGCACCGTGGACGACGTACCACGTCGACAACACGCGCGAGGGGTCCGTGTCGTCGGGACCGACACCACCCGTCGCGAACAAGTGGACGTCGGGATGGATCGACGGCTGGGTGTACGCGCAGCCGCTCGTGTACAACAACCGCGTCTACGTCGCGACCGAGAACAACAGCGTCTACGCGCTGGACCTGCAGACGGGCGCGGTCGACTGGCGCGTCGAGCTCGGACCGCCGGTCTCGGCCGCGTCGGTGCCGTGTCCGCTCGACATCGATCCGCTCGGCATCACCGGCACACCGGTCATCGACCCGTCGACGAACACGATCTACGTCGTGACGGACGAGTCCGGCACGAAGCCGGCCGCGTTCCACGAGCTCGTCGGTCTCGACACGGAGACGGGCGCGGTGCGCGTCCGTGTGTCGGGTGACCCGCCGGGCGTCGACCCGGTCCTCGACCATCAGCGTCCCGCGCTCGCGCTGGCGAACGGTCGCGTCTACTGGGAGTACGGCGGCGCCGACTGCGGCACGTATCACGGCAAGGTCGTGAGCGTGAGGACCGACGGCACCGACCCGCTCGTCTACACCGTGCCGAGCATCAACCGCGGGTCGATCTGGGGTCCGTCGGGTCCGGCTGTCGACAGCAACGGCAACATCTGGGTGTCGACCGGCGACGGCACGTCGACGATGACGTACGACTACACGACGTCGGTCCTCGAGCTGTCGCCCGACCTCCAGTTGCTGGGGTACTTCGCGCCGAGCAACTGGGCCACGCTCAACCAGAACGGGCAGGAGCTCGGTTCGACCGGACCGTTGCTGCTGCCCGGCGGGTACGTGTTCCAGGTCGGCAAGAGCGGCGACGCGTATCTGCTGAGCCAGGCGAACCCGGGCGGGATCGGCGGCCAGCTCGCGTCGCTGTCGATCGGGTGCAACGCGTCGGGCGGGAACGCGTACAGCAACGGCGTCGTGTACGTCGCGTGCCTCACCGGGACGGTCGCGGTCTCGATCGATCCCGGCCCGAGCATGCACGTCCTGTGGCGGTCTTCGGTGAAGACGACGGGCTCACCGATCGTCGCGGGGAGCACGGTGTGGACGATGCTCGTCGACCAGGGCGTGCTCTACGCGTTCGACGCGAAGACCGGCGCGATCCAGCAGCAGCTCACGATCGGGCAGGCGCGTCACTTCATGTCGCCGACGGTGTCGGGCAACCTGCTCGTCGTCGGCACGAGCCACACCGTGCAGGCGTTCCAACCCGCGTCGTAG
- a CDS encoding PaaI family thioesterase codes for MPLGCEFLDRLTVEHFDDGDGVRGVELQMTDDLRGPSGAMHGGLVATLVDTAGASCLAAANGWGPVATSTMSVQYLAAARVGPIRAVGRPLRVSDTTGVAEVQVVDVGQDERLVAVAHVSVRYLPGEAFVSRRE; via the coding sequence ATGCCGCTGGGCTGTGAATTCCTGGATCGGCTGACCGTCGAGCACTTCGACGACGGCGACGGCGTCCGGGGCGTCGAGCTGCAGATGACCGACGATCTGCGCGGGCCGTCGGGTGCGATGCACGGCGGGCTCGTCGCAACGCTCGTCGACACGGCCGGGGCGAGCTGCCTCGCGGCTGCGAACGGGTGGGGCCCGGTCGCGACGTCGACGATGTCGGTGCAGTACCTGGCCGCCGCGCGCGTCGGGCCGATCCGTGCGGTCGGTCGCCCGCTGCGCGTCTCGGACACGACCGGGGTCGCGGAGGTCCAGGTCGTCGACGTCGGTCAGGACGAGCGTCTCGTCGCCGTCGCCCACGTGAGCGTCCGTTACCTCCCCGGCGAGGCGTTCGTCTCGCGGCGCGAGTAG
- a CDS encoding lysylphosphatidylglycerol synthase domain-containing protein — MQALDTAPGAAVAPRPRPWSSRHPGDGLRAALAAVVFIAAAFVARTGDPGAVQRWAFRVVNGLPSGAAAPFVGVMQLGALGALPFLALVCVLSRRLRLAVLVAVGGFVAWVAAKVLQAVVAEPAPDVRVSHAVLHGVRAPGFSFPSTHVAVAAALATVAAPYLGRSGRRFAWLLVVAIAVARVYVGAHLPIDVVGGAAVGWCVGSLLHVTVGAPRGVPTPAFVAEQLERLGLEPCVLEPMPHDHDGAPTYRATSAHGARLFVKVVGRDQREVDWLYRSWRIVVYRDLGDAPALVSPQHRVEHEALMLTLAHTAGVRVPRVFTASPIDEGEAVLARSWVAGRSLAELETVDATTLRRCWEAVAALHRAGIAHGALDADAIVVEPSGRPVLVGFAAAGAHATRERLARDVAELCTSTALLVGAERAVHEAVAVLGRDAVVAALPSCQPLTLTTRTRHALRSRAEVLDEVRATIAGLTGGRATPVQRPLRVAVRNVVPLLAVGFAVYALLGQVGDAHRTLNAASHADVAWLFGALAVYALSFLAAGLALQGATSRPIAWRRTSLVQLAVAFTNQLAPSGLGGLATNIRYLEGEGASRPAALTAVGLNTVAGFLVHVAFVAAIVPIVGIAGGLHAPRPPHLPHYSAIPFAVLVVVLGAGCWFWRHRLHRLLAAARESWDAIVDVARRPRRAFALFGGSAGVTATQALALVLALHAFGNTLPVLDVIAVFLVGAVVAAAAPTPGGLGAFEAALVAGLTQLGAPVGPSVAGVLASRLITFWLPIVPGAFAFHALRRRAIL, encoded by the coding sequence GTGCAGGCGCTCGACACCGCACCCGGCGCAGCGGTCGCACCGCGCCCGCGACCGTGGTCGAGCCGCCATCCCGGAGACGGTCTCCGTGCGGCGCTGGCGGCGGTCGTCTTCATCGCGGCGGCATTCGTCGCGCGCACGGGCGATCCCGGGGCGGTGCAGCGATGGGCGTTCCGGGTCGTCAACGGGCTGCCGTCCGGCGCGGCTGCGCCGTTCGTCGGCGTCATGCAGCTCGGCGCACTCGGCGCGTTGCCGTTCCTTGCGCTGGTCTGCGTGCTCTCGCGCCGGCTCCGGCTCGCTGTCCTCGTCGCGGTCGGCGGCTTCGTGGCGTGGGTGGCGGCGAAGGTCCTCCAGGCCGTCGTGGCCGAGCCGGCGCCGGACGTCCGCGTCTCGCATGCCGTGCTGCACGGCGTCCGCGCCCCGGGATTCTCGTTCCCGTCGACGCACGTCGCCGTCGCCGCCGCGCTCGCGACCGTCGCCGCGCCGTATCTCGGACGATCCGGGCGCCGGTTCGCGTGGCTGCTCGTCGTCGCGATCGCCGTCGCCCGCGTCTACGTCGGTGCGCACCTCCCGATCGACGTCGTCGGCGGTGCCGCGGTCGGCTGGTGCGTCGGGTCGCTGCTGCACGTCACCGTCGGCGCGCCGCGTGGCGTCCCGACGCCCGCGTTCGTCGCCGAGCAACTCGAGCGCCTCGGCCTCGAGCCCTGCGTGCTCGAGCCGATGCCGCACGACCATGACGGCGCGCCGACGTACCGCGCGACGTCCGCCCACGGCGCGCGCCTGTTCGTGAAGGTCGTCGGCCGCGACCAGCGCGAGGTCGACTGGCTGTACCGGTCGTGGCGGATCGTCGTGTACCGCGACCTGGGTGACGCTCCGGCGCTGGTGTCGCCCCAGCACCGCGTCGAGCACGAGGCGCTGATGCTCACCCTCGCGCACACGGCGGGGGTGCGCGTGCCGCGCGTGTTCACCGCATCGCCCATCGACGAGGGGGAGGCCGTGCTCGCGCGGTCGTGGGTCGCGGGCCGCAGCCTCGCCGAGCTCGAGACGGTCGACGCCACGACGTTGCGGCGGTGCTGGGAGGCGGTCGCCGCGCTGCATCGGGCCGGGATCGCGCACGGCGCGCTCGACGCCGACGCGATCGTCGTCGAGCCGTCGGGCCGGCCCGTGCTCGTCGGGTTCGCGGCGGCCGGCGCGCACGCGACACGCGAGCGCCTCGCGCGCGACGTCGCCGAGCTGTGCACGTCGACCGCACTGCTCGTCGGCGCGGAGCGCGCCGTGCACGAAGCGGTCGCGGTGCTCGGTCGCGACGCGGTCGTCGCCGCGTTGCCGAGCTGCCAGCCGCTGACGCTCACGACGCGCACGCGACACGCGCTCCGGAGCCGGGCCGAGGTGCTCGACGAGGTGCGTGCGACGATCGCGGGCCTGACCGGCGGGCGCGCCACGCCGGTCCAACGGCCGCTGCGTGTCGCGGTGCGCAACGTCGTGCCGTTGCTCGCCGTCGGGTTCGCGGTGTACGCGCTCCTCGGCCAGGTCGGCGACGCGCACCGCACGCTGAACGCGGCGTCGCATGCCGACGTGGCATGGCTGTTCGGCGCGCTCGCCGTCTACGCGCTGAGCTTCCTCGCCGCGGGCCTCGCGCTGCAGGGCGCGACGAGCCGCCCGATCGCGTGGCGGCGCACCTCGCTCGTGCAGCTCGCGGTCGCGTTCACGAACCAGCTCGCGCCCTCCGGTCTGGGCGGTCTCGCCACCAACATCCGCTACCTCGAGGGCGAGGGCGCGTCGCGTCCCGCGGCGCTCACCGCGGTGGGGCTCAACACCGTCGCGGGGTTCCTCGTGCACGTCGCGTTCGTCGCCGCGATCGTGCCGATCGTCGGGATCGCGGGCGGTCTGCACGCGCCCCGGCCGCCGCATCTCCCGCACTACTCGGCCATCCCGTTCGCGGTGCTCGTCGTGGTCCTCGGGGCCGGATGCTGGTTCTGGCGTCACCGTCTGCACCGGCTCCTCGCGGCGGCGCGCGAGTCGTGGGACGCGATCGTCGACGTCGCGCGGCGTCCGCGGCGCGCATTCGCGCTGTTCGGGGGGTCGGCTGGTGTGACGGCGACGCAGGCGCTCGCGCTCGTGCTCGCGCTGCACGCGTTCGGGAACACGCTGCCCGTCCTCGACGTGATCGCCGTCTTCCTCGTCGGCGCCGTCGTCGCCGCGGCCGCGCCCACGCCGGGCGGGCTGGGTGCGTTCGAGGCCGCGCTCGTCGCCGGGCTCACCCAGCTGGGCGCGCCGGTCGGCCCGTCCGTGGCGGGTGTGCTGGCCTCCCGGCTGATCACGTTCTGGCTCCCGATCGTCCCGGGCGCGTTCGCGTTCCACGCCCTCCGCCGACGGGCGATCCTGTGA
- a CDS encoding lipase maturation factor family protein, which produces MSWFHADGYWLSRFVFVRALAVVYAIAFLVARNQFRPLLGEHGILPIPRFVASVPFTRAPSVFHVHYSDRFFEALTWTGFVVALASVAGVPEGAPLWGSMLTWAFLWAAYLSIVNVGQTWYGFGWESLLLETGFLAIFLGPSRVAPPVLVLWLLRWLLFRVEFGAGLIKIRGDRCWRDLTCLRYHHETQPMPNPLSWWFHRLPMPLHKAEVLANHFTQLVVPVLLFAPQPVAGFAALVMIVTQCWLVLSGNFAWLNVLTITLAIPVLGDGLLYHALPFTAPLHMGSPAWWEAVVIAVTVLVLALSYRPARNLVSRRQLMNASFDQLHLVNTYGAFGGITRVRREVVVEGTTDAVITDATTWREYGFKGKPGDLRRRPPQVAPYHLRLDWMMWFAGISPAYARGWFGGFVERLLRNDRDTLKLLRTNPFPDTPPVFVRAHLYDYRFTTRRERRQTKRWWDRTLVGEFLRPVRIEPDASVRG; this is translated from the coding sequence ATGAGCTGGTTCCACGCCGACGGCTACTGGCTCAGCCGGTTCGTGTTCGTCCGGGCGCTCGCGGTCGTCTACGCGATCGCGTTCCTCGTCGCCCGCAACCAGTTCCGGCCGCTGCTGGGGGAGCACGGGATCCTGCCGATCCCACGCTTCGTCGCGTCCGTGCCGTTCACGCGCGCGCCGAGCGTCTTCCACGTCCACTACTCCGATCGCTTCTTCGAGGCGCTCACGTGGACGGGCTTCGTCGTCGCGCTCGCGTCCGTCGCCGGTGTCCCGGAGGGCGCGCCGCTCTGGGGATCGATGCTGACGTGGGCGTTCCTGTGGGCTGCGTACCTCTCGATCGTGAACGTCGGCCAGACCTGGTACGGGTTCGGGTGGGAGTCGCTCCTGCTCGAGACGGGCTTCCTCGCGATCTTCCTCGGCCCGTCGCGCGTCGCACCGCCCGTCCTCGTGCTGTGGTTGCTGCGCTGGTTGCTCTTCCGCGTCGAGTTCGGCGCGGGACTGATCAAGATCCGCGGTGACCGCTGCTGGCGCGACCTGACGTGCCTGAGGTACCACCACGAGACGCAGCCGATGCCGAACCCGTTGAGCTGGTGGTTCCACCGGCTGCCGATGCCGCTGCACAAGGCCGAGGTCCTCGCGAACCACTTCACGCAACTCGTCGTGCCGGTGCTGCTCTTCGCTCCCCAGCCCGTCGCGGGGTTCGCGGCGCTCGTGATGATCGTCACGCAGTGCTGGCTCGTCCTCAGCGGCAACTTCGCGTGGCTCAACGTGCTGACCATCACGCTCGCGATCCCGGTCCTCGGCGACGGCCTGCTGTACCACGCGCTGCCGTTCACCGCACCGCTGCACATGGGGTCGCCTGCGTGGTGGGAGGCCGTCGTGATCGCGGTGACGGTGCTCGTGCTCGCGTTGAGCTACCGGCCCGCGCGGAACCTCGTGTCGCGCCGACAGCTGATGAACGCGTCGTTCGACCAGCTCCACCTCGTGAACACGTACGGCGCGTTCGGCGGCATCACGCGCGTCCGCCGGGAGGTCGTGGTCGAGGGGACGACCGACGCGGTGATCACCGACGCGACGACGTGGCGGGAGTACGGGTTCAAGGGGAAGCCGGGTGACCTGCGCCGGCGGCCGCCGCAGGTCGCGCCGTACCACCTGCGCCTCGACTGGATGATGTGGTTCGCGGGCATCTCGCCCGCGTACGCGCGCGGCTGGTTCGGCGGGTTCGTCGAGCGGCTGCTGCGCAACGACCGCGACACGTTGAAGCTGCTGCGCACGAACCCGTTCCCCGACACGCCACCGGTGTTCGTGCGCGCACACCTCTACGACTACCGGTTCACGACGCGCCGCGAGCGCCGGCAGACGAAGCGTTGGTGGGACCGGACGCTCGTCGGCGAATTCCTCCGGCCCGTCCGCATCGAGCCGGACGCGTCGGTGCGAGGATGA
- a CDS encoding YoaK family protein, which yields MSTASARVHARREQRRAEERRVLAEREIAVWALAAAAGFVVAVSFEALFHVEVAPMTGNTIATGVQLGTRGVDASFVRAIPILAFVLGVAGGIVIAEETARHQVRRTLAITLAVEILLLVPYMVWASSLYRDGAVRAGSHWVLDGVVVLPSLAMGFQTAALRRVRGQTARTTYMSGVLTRAAEESVRFLYWRRDQKRGETTLPWHNEPSLVRIALLAGIFVAYAGGAILGAFLKTRWAMWSLAVPIGVLVTIVLADVAIASGPPSR from the coding sequence ATGAGCACGGCGTCGGCGCGTGTCCACGCCCGGCGCGAGCAACGCCGCGCCGAGGAACGGCGGGTGCTCGCAGAGCGGGAGATCGCCGTCTGGGCCCTGGCGGCCGCGGCCGGTTTCGTGGTCGCGGTCAGCTTCGAGGCGCTGTTCCACGTCGAGGTCGCGCCGATGACGGGCAACACGATCGCCACAGGCGTGCAGCTCGGTACTCGTGGCGTCGACGCGTCGTTCGTGCGCGCGATCCCGATCCTCGCGTTCGTGCTCGGGGTGGCCGGCGGCATCGTCATCGCCGAGGAGACCGCACGCCACCAGGTGCGGCGCACGCTCGCGATCACGCTCGCCGTGGAGATCCTGTTGCTCGTCCCGTACATGGTGTGGGCGTCGTCGCTGTATCGCGATGGCGCGGTCCGCGCGGGCTCGCACTGGGTGCTCGACGGGGTGGTCGTCCTGCCCTCGCTCGCGATGGGGTTCCAGACGGCTGCGTTGCGCCGGGTGCGTGGCCAGACCGCACGCACGACGTACATGTCGGGCGTCCTCACCCGGGCCGCGGAGGAGAGCGTGCGGTTCCTGTACTGGCGGCGCGACCAGAAGCGCGGTGAGACCACGCTGCCGTGGCACAACGAGCCGTCGCTCGTCCGCATCGCCCTGCTGGCCGGGATCTTCGTCGCGTACGCGGGTGGCGCGATCCTCGGCGCGTTCCTCAAGACGCGCTGGGCGATGTGGTCGCTCGCGGTCCCGATCGGTGTGCTCGTGACGATCGTGCTCGCCGACGTAGCGATCGCGAGCGGCCCCCCGAGCCGCTGA